One segment of Anser cygnoides isolate HZ-2024a breed goose chromosome 5, Taihu_goose_T2T_genome, whole genome shotgun sequence DNA contains the following:
- the LOC106048248 gene encoding olfactory receptor 8U9-like: MTPVNHTDVHEFILLGLTTRPDLQVPLFLVFLSTYIVTLLGNFGLIALIRTNLNLHTPMYYFLSHLAFVDICYSSIILPKMLVQILMEDKTIGFSECAAQLCFFVVFGITECLLLAVMAYDRYVAICKPLLYPTIMCRATCRWLVAASYAISVVHAVTHTTFIFTSSFCRTYVINHYFCDIAPLLALSCSDTHTYELVVLALVSINCLSTVTVIFVSYIYILPAILRIHSPQSQRKAFSTCASHLTVVTMFYGAILFTYLRPSSTYALDENKAATLFYTIMTPMMNPLVYSLRNREVKAALRRVAGRRL; the protein is encoded by the coding sequence ATGACACCTGTCAATCACACTGACGTGCATGAGTTCATTCTCCTGGGGCTGACCACCCGCCCAGATCTGCAGGTCCCCCTTTTCCTGGTTTTTCTGTCCACGTACATAGTGACACTCCTGGGGAATTTTGGGCTGATTGCATTAATCAGGACCAATCTTAACCTTCACACCCCCATGTACTATTTCCTCAGCCACTTGGCTTTTGTTGACATCTGCTACTCCTCCATCATCCTCCCAAAAATGCTGGTACAGATCTTGATGGAGGACAAAACCATTGGCTTCTCAGAGTGCGCAGCCCAGTTGTGCTTCTTCGTTGTTTTTGGGATCACCGAGTGCCTCTTGCTGGCTGTGATGGCCTACGACCGGTATGtggccatctgcaagcccctccTGTACCCCACCATCATGTGCAGAGCGACGTGCCGCTGGCTCGTGGCTGCTTCCTACGCCATCAGCGTTGTGCATGCGGTGACGCATACCACTTTCATCTTTACATCCTCCTTCTGCCGGACCTATGTCATCAATCACTACTTCTGCGACATTGCCCCGCTCCTAGCTCTCTCCTGCTCCGACACCCACACCTATGAGCTGGTTGTCCTCGCTCTTGTCAGCATAAACTGTCTTAGCACTGTGACCGTTATCTTTGTTTCTTACATCTATATCCTCCCCGCCATTCTGAGGATCCACTCTCCTCAGAGCCAGAGAAAAGCCTTCTCCACCTGTGCCTCCCACCTGACAGTGGTCACCATGTTTTACGGGGCAATTTTGTTCACGTACCTGCGCCCCAGCTCCACCTATGCATTGGATGAGAACAAAGCGGCCACACTATTTTATACCATCATGACCCCCATGATGAACCCCTTGGTCTACAGCCTGAGGAACAGGGAGGTGAAGGCTGCCCTGAGAAGAGTGGCTGGGAGAAGGCTGTGA
- the LOC106048308 gene encoding olfactory receptor 5T17-like, with protein MAEENQTGQVTELTLVGLTDNPRLQAPLFVLFLLIYATTLAGNLGMVVLIRSSGQLQTPMYFFLSSLSLLDACYSTVVAPRTLVNFLTEKKTISLAGCAAQMFFFIGFGTTECFLLAAMAYDRYVAICSPLLYTAIMSRRVCILLVAGSYVLGLLHSLVHTDFTFSLSFCQPAEINHFYCGIMPVLALSCSDTHINRCLIFGLAGLVEMVTILAVLVSYAFILSAISKISSAKGRHKAFSTCTSHLAGVTIFHGSILALNFRPNSSDVLNTDKIFAVLYSLVVPMLNPLIYSLRNRDVRNALKEFVVWK; from the coding sequence ATGGCCGAGGAGAATCAAACTGGGCAAGTTACAGAGCTGACTCTTGTGGGACTCACGGACAACCCCAGGCTGCAGGCACCTCTCTTCGTGCTGTTCCTCCTCATTTATGCCACCACACTGGCAGGGAACCTGGGGATGGTTGTGCTGATCAGGAGCAGTGGCCAACTTCAGACGCCCATGTACTTTTTCCTCAGCAGTTTGTCTCTCCTGGATGCTTGCTACTCAACAGTGGTGGCACCAAGGACTTTAGTGAACTTTctgacagagaagaaaaccatCTCCCTGGCTGGCTGCGCTGcccagatgttttttttcatagGTTTTGGGACCACCGAGTGCTTCCTGCTGGCTGCCATGGCGTACGACCGCTACGTAGCCATCTGCAGCCCTCTGCTTTACACGGCCATCATGTCTCGACGGGTCTGCATCCTGCTGGTGGCCGGCTCGTATGTCCTTGGGCTGCTGCACTCTCTGGTGCACACGGACTTCACCTTCAGCCTGTCTTTTTGCCAGCCAGCTGAGATCAACCATTTCTACTGTGGTATCATGCCTGTTCTAGCACTGTCCTGCTCTGACACCCACATCAACAGGTGCTTGATATTCGGTCTTGCAGGATTGGTTGAGATGGTGACCATCCTGGCTGTCCTGGTCTCCTATGCCTTCATCCTCTCTGCCATCTCAAAGATCAGCTCCGCTaagggccggcacaaagccttttccacctGCACCTCTCACCTGGCCGGAGTCACCATCTTCCATGGGTCTATACTCGCCCTGAACTTCCGACCAAATTCCAGCGATGTCCTGAACACTGACAAGATCTTTGCTGTGTTGTACTCATTGGTGGTTCCCATGCTGAACCCTCTGATCTACAGCCTCAGGAACAGGGATGTGAGGAATGCCCTGAAGGAGTTTGTCGTGTGGAAATAG
- the LOC106048264 gene encoding olfactory receptor 8U9-like: MFMGFNHTVHGFILLGLAESPGMQLPLFGVFLLMYMLTLLGNLGMMALVRTDRGLNTPMYFFLGHFSFVDACYSTVIMPNMLVSLASGNNTISFEGCVTQLYSFMFFGIAECYLLAIMAYDRYTAVCNPLRYVVMLPQAVCIQLVSMSYTLGVLYAAIYTGCTFGGSFGKSNIIDHFFCDVSPLLKLSGSDRLIRERVIFAFVSINGISTSGIIVVSYLYILSTVLRMSSTQSRSKAFNTCASHMMVISLFYGTGFFMYLLPSSSHKGLDKVASIFYTLVTPLLNPLIYCLRNREVKEASMRCAKRFLHLGLH; encoded by the coding sequence ATGTTTATGGGATTTAACCACACAGTCCATGGCTTCATCCTCCTAGGACTTGCAGAGAGCCCAGGCATGCAGCTCCCACTCTTTGGGGTGTTTCTGCTGATGTACATGCTGACCCTCTTGGGGAATCTTGGCATGATGGCCCTGGTCAGGACTGACCGGGGCTTGaacacccccatgtacttcttccttggtcatttttcttttgttgatgCTTGTTACTCCACGGTCATTATGCCCAACATGCTGGTGTCCTTGGCCTCGGGGAACAACACCATTTCCTTTGAGGGCTGCGTGACACAACTTTACAGCTTCATGTTCTTTGGGATTGCCGAATGCTACCTTTTGGCCATCATGGCGTATGACCGCTACACCGCTGTCTGCAACCCGCTGCGCTACGTGGTCATGTTGCCGCAGGCGGTCTGCATCCAGCTGGTCTCAATGTCCTACACCCTTGGTGTTCTTTATGCAGCGATTTACACTGGCTGCACGTTTGGGGGATCTTTTGGGAAGTCCAACATAATCGATCATTTCTTCTGCGATGTCAGCCCCTTGCTAAAGCTCTCGGGCTCTGACAGACTCATCAGGGAGAGGgtcatctttgcttttgttagCATAAATGGGATTAGCACCAGCGGAATCATCGTAGTCTCATACCTATATATCCTCTCCACTGTCCTGAGGATGAGCTCCACACAGAGTAGGTCCAAAGCCTTCAACACATGTGCCTCCCACATGATGGTCATCTCCTTGTTCTATGGGACGGGCTTCTTCATGtacctcctgcccagctccagtCACAAGGGCCTGGACAAGGTGGCCTCCATATTTTACACTCTGGTGACCCCCCTTCTCAACCCTCTCATCTATTGCCTGAGGAACAGGGAGGTGAAGGAGGCTTCCATGAGATGTGCAAAGAGATTTCTCCATCTTGGTCTTCATtga
- the LOC106048265 gene encoding olfactory receptor 5AP2-like isoform X3 produces MVGNHTLTKFVLLGITDSLFAQVPLFGLFLLIYIFTLVGNIGIMVLVWAVPSLHTPMYFFLTHFSFTDICYSTVISPKMLADLLSENKTISFAGCVMQFHGFVFFATAECHLLAVMAYDRYVAIRNPLLHVVVISRRICKQLVAASYVVAFLSAIVYTVCTFGGSFCGPNQIDHFFCDASPVLKLVCSDTHSSEIVIFITVAINAVGTGVVILLSYICILHTVLRMHSSGSRSRAFNTCASHLMAISLFYGTIFFMYLQPASSHGSLDKVASVFYTLVTPMLNPLIYSLRNKEVKDALKSSGSQDLKL; encoded by the exons ATGGTAGGAAATCACACGCTGACTAAATTTGTCCTCTTGGGAATTACAGACAGTCTGTTTGCGCAGGTGCCTCTCTTTGGGTTGTTTCTACTGATTTACATTTTCACTTTGGTGGGGAACATTGGGATTATGGTCTTGGTTTGGGCTGTTCCCAGCCTTCACActcccatgtacttcttcctcacacatttttcatttactgaCATCTGCTATTCCACAGTCATCTCCCCCAAAATGCTAGCAGATCTGTTATCAGAgaacaaaacaatttcttttgcCGGCTGCGTGATGCAGTTCCATGGCTTTGTGTTCTTTGCAACTGCTGAGTGTCACCTCCTTGCtgtcatggcctatgaccgctatgTTGCCATCCGCAACCCACTGCTCCACGTGGTGGTCATCTCCAGGCGCATTTGCAAGCAGTTGGTGGCAGCTTCCTACGTTGTCGCCTTTCTCAGCGCCATTGTGTACACGGTCTGCACGTTTGGGGGCTCCTTCTGCGGACCCAACCAGATCGACCACTTCTTCTGCGATGCCAGCCCCGTGCTAAAGCTTGTGTGCTCTGACACCCACAGCAGTGAGATAGTCATCTTCATCACTGTTGCCATAAACGCGGTGGGCACAGGCGTGGTCATCTTGCTCTCCTACATCTGTATCCTCCACACTGTCCTGAGGATGCACTCATCAGGGAGCAGGTCCAGAGCCTTCAACACGTGTGCCTCCCATTTGATGGCCATTTCCCTGTTTTATGGGACAATTTTCTTCATGTACCTCCAACCCGCATCCAGCCATGGCAGCCTGGACAAGGTGGCCTCTGTGTTCTACACCTTGGTTACCCCCATGCTCAACCCACTCATCTACAGCCTGAGGAACAAGGAGGTGAAGGACGCTCTT AAATCCAGTGGAAGTCAGGATCTTAAGCTATAA
- the LOC106048265 gene encoding olfactory receptor 5AP2-like isoform X2, with the protein MSEHNYTTLTKFVLLGITDSLFAQVPLFGLFLLIYIFTLVGNIGIMVLVWAVPSLHTPMYFFLTHFSFTDICYSTVISPKMLADLLSENKTISFAGCVMQFHGFVFFATAECHLLAVMAYDRYVAIRNPLLHVVVISRRICKQLVAASYVVAFLSAIVYTVCTFGGSFCGPNQIDHFFCDASPVLKLVCSDTHSSEIVIFITVAINAVGTGVVILLSYICILHTVLRMHSSGSRSRAFNTCASHLMAISLFYGTIFFMYLQPASSHGSLDKVASVFYTLVTPMLNPLIYSLRNKEVKDALVKSRRKVLSHW; encoded by the exons ATGTCTGAACATAATTACACT ACGCTGACTAAATTTGTCCTCTTGGGAATTACAGACAGTCTGTTTGCGCAGGTGCCTCTCTTTGGGTTGTTTCTACTGATTTACATTTTCACTTTGGTGGGGAACATTGGGATTATGGTCTTGGTTTGGGCTGTTCCCAGCCTTCACActcccatgtacttcttcctcacacatttttcatttactgaCATCTGCTATTCCACAGTCATCTCCCCCAAAATGCTAGCAGATCTGTTATCAGAgaacaaaacaatttcttttgcCGGCTGCGTGATGCAGTTCCATGGCTTTGTGTTCTTTGCAACTGCTGAGTGTCACCTCCTTGCtgtcatggcctatgaccgctatgTTGCCATCCGCAACCCACTGCTCCACGTGGTGGTCATCTCCAGGCGCATTTGCAAGCAGTTGGTGGCAGCTTCCTACGTTGTCGCCTTTCTCAGCGCCATTGTGTACACGGTCTGCACGTTTGGGGGCTCCTTCTGCGGACCCAACCAGATCGACCACTTCTTCTGCGATGCCAGCCCCGTGCTAAAGCTTGTGTGCTCTGACACCCACAGCAGTGAGATAGTCATCTTCATCACTGTTGCCATAAACGCGGTGGGCACAGGCGTGGTCATCTTGCTCTCCTACATCTGTATCCTCCACACTGTCCTGAGGATGCACTCATCAGGGAGCAGGTCCAGAGCCTTCAACACGTGTGCCTCCCATTTGATGGCCATTTCCCTGTTTTATGGGACAATTTTCTTCATGTACCTCCAACCCGCATCCAGCCATGGCAGCCTGGACAAGGTGGCCTCTGTGTTCTACACCTTGGTTACCCCCATGCTCAACCCACTCATCTACAGCCTGAGGAACAAGGAGGTGAAGGACGCTCTTGTCAAGAGCAGGAGAAAGGTGTTAAGCCACTGGTAA
- the LOC106048265 gene encoding olfactory receptor 5AP2-like isoform X1, whose translation MVGNHTLTKFVLLGITDSLFAQVPLFGLFLLIYIFTLVGNIGIMVLVWAVPSLHTPMYFFLTHFSFTDICYSTVISPKMLADLLSENKTISFAGCVMQFHGFVFFATAECHLLAVMAYDRYVAIRNPLLHVVVISRRICKQLVAASYVVAFLSAIVYTVCTFGGSFCGPNQIDHFFCDASPVLKLVCSDTHSSEIVIFITVAINAVGTGVVILLSYICILHTVLRMHSSGSRSRAFNTCASHLMAISLFYGTIFFMYLQPASSHGSLDKVASVFYTLVTPMLNPLIYSLRNKEVKDALVKSRRKVLSHW comes from the coding sequence ATGGTAGGAAATCACACGCTGACTAAATTTGTCCTCTTGGGAATTACAGACAGTCTGTTTGCGCAGGTGCCTCTCTTTGGGTTGTTTCTACTGATTTACATTTTCACTTTGGTGGGGAACATTGGGATTATGGTCTTGGTTTGGGCTGTTCCCAGCCTTCACActcccatgtacttcttcctcacacatttttcatttactgaCATCTGCTATTCCACAGTCATCTCCCCCAAAATGCTAGCAGATCTGTTATCAGAgaacaaaacaatttcttttgcCGGCTGCGTGATGCAGTTCCATGGCTTTGTGTTCTTTGCAACTGCTGAGTGTCACCTCCTTGCtgtcatggcctatgaccgctatgTTGCCATCCGCAACCCACTGCTCCACGTGGTGGTCATCTCCAGGCGCATTTGCAAGCAGTTGGTGGCAGCTTCCTACGTTGTCGCCTTTCTCAGCGCCATTGTGTACACGGTCTGCACGTTTGGGGGCTCCTTCTGCGGACCCAACCAGATCGACCACTTCTTCTGCGATGCCAGCCCCGTGCTAAAGCTTGTGTGCTCTGACACCCACAGCAGTGAGATAGTCATCTTCATCACTGTTGCCATAAACGCGGTGGGCACAGGCGTGGTCATCTTGCTCTCCTACATCTGTATCCTCCACACTGTCCTGAGGATGCACTCATCAGGGAGCAGGTCCAGAGCCTTCAACACGTGTGCCTCCCATTTGATGGCCATTTCCCTGTTTTATGGGACAATTTTCTTCATGTACCTCCAACCCGCATCCAGCCATGGCAGCCTGGACAAGGTGGCCTCTGTGTTCTACACCTTGGTTACCCCCATGCTCAACCCACTCATCTACAGCCTGAGGAACAAGGAGGTGAAGGACGCTCTTGTCAAGAGCAGGAGAAAGGTGTTAAGCCACTGGTAA
- the LOC106048310 gene encoding olfactory receptor 5AR1-like — MAEENRTSVAEFILEGLTDQPEMKEALFVVFLLIYIITLLGNMGIIIIIQGDPRLHTSMYFFLGSLSVVDICFSSVIAPRTLVNFLSERRTISFAGCTGQTFFYIVFVTTECFLLAVMAYDRYVAICNPLLYSAVMTRRLCVQLVVGSYIGGILNAIIQMTFIIRLPFCNSNIINHFFCDVPPLLALSCANTYINEMILFSLAGVIELSTISIILVSYIFISFAILRIRSAEGRQKAFSTCVSHLTAVTLLYGTTIFMYLRPSSSYSLNTDKMVSVFYTVVIPMLNPLIYSLRNQVVKDALRRRAERITVGV, encoded by the coding sequence ATGGCAGAGGAGAATCGCACCTCGGTGGCAGAGTTCATTCTTGAGGGCCTGACTGACCAACCAGAGATGAAGGAAGCCCTCTTCGTGGTGTTTCTGCTCATCTACATCATCACCCTTTTGGGCAACATGGGGATAATCATCATCATCCAAGGTGACCCCCGGCTCCACACatccatgtacttcttccttgGCAGCCTCTCGGTGGTGGACATCTGCTTCTCCTCTGTGATTGCCCCCAGGACTCTGGTGAACTTCCTATCAGAGAGGAGGACCATTTCCTTTGCTGGCTGCACAGGTCAAACCTTCTTCTACATTGTCTTTGTGACCACCGAGTGCTTCCTGCTGGCTGTCATGGCATATGACCGGTACGTGGCCATCTGTAACCCACTGCTCTATTCAGCCGTTATGACTCGGAGGCTGTGTGTGCAGCTGGTGGTGGGGTCCTACATCGGGGGCATCCTGAACGCCATCATACAGATGACCTTCATCATCAGGCTGCCCTTCTGCAACTCCAACATCATCAATCACTTCTTCTGCGATGTTCCTCCCctcctggctctgtcctgtGCCAACACCTACATCAATGAGATGATCCTCTTCTCCTTAGCTGGGGTCATTGAGCTTAGCACCATCTCCATCATCCTGGTCTCATacatcttcatttcctttgcCATCCTGAGGATCCGTTCAGCTGAAGGTAGGCAAAAAGCCTTCTCCACCTGTGTGTCCCACCTGACAGCTGTCACCCTGTTGTATGGGACGACAATCTTCATGTATTTGCGCCCCAGCTCCAGTTACTCCCTGAACACAGATAAGATGGTCTCTGTTTTCTACACAGTGGTGATTCCAATGCTGAACCCACTCATCTACAGCCTGAGGAACCAAGTTGTGAAGGATGCACTGAggagaagagcagaaagaatCACTGTTGGGGTCTGA
- the LOC106048306 gene encoding olfactory receptor 5AP2-like gives MYCGYTACILSMVEDNSTFAPEFFLLGFTSQEDLQVICFVLFLAIYVVSLVGNLGVITLIRIDSCLHTPMYFFLSHLSLLDACYSSTIIPQALLNFLVKRKAISFMRCAAQLFSFATCATAECYVLAAMAYDRYVAICNPLLYPVVMSRRLCIGMLAGAYLAGVLSSAIHTVSIFHLPFCHSRRINHFFCDGPPLLALSCSDARLSGMVVSAVVGFNVLSTTVFILVSYWLVLSVVLQIRSAAGRHRAFSTCASHLVSVTLYYGSCLFMYLRPGSTATLDHDKLVSVLYAVVVPMLNPLIYSLRNTEMKNAVRKAQGRLLSLLPIRGPIRAS, from the coding sequence ATGTATTGTGGGTACACTGCTTGTATACTCAGTATGGTTGAAGATAATTCTACATTTGCACCTGAATTCTTTCTGCTGGGCTTTACGAGCCAAGAAGACCTGCAGGTGATATGCTTTGTCTTATTCCTTGCCATCTATGTGGTCAGCCTAGTGGGAAATCTGGGGGTGATCACATTAATCAGAATCGATTCTTGCCTGCACACacccatgtacttcttcctcagCCACTTGTCTCTCCTGGATGCCTGCTACTCCTCCACCATCATCCCTCAGGCCTTGCTGAACTTTTTGGTGAAGAGGAAGGCCATCTCCTTCATGAGGTGTGCCGCTCAACTCTTCTCCTTTGCCACCTGTGCCACTGCTGAGTGCTATGTGCTGGCTGCCATGGCTTACGACCGCTACGTGGCAATTTGCAACCCGCTGCTGTACCCTGTGGTCATGTCCCGGCGGCTCTGCATTGGGATGTTGGCAGGTGCCTACCTGGCCGGAGTGCTCAGCTCAGCTATCCACACGGTTTCCATATTCCATCTCCCGTTCTGCCATTCCAGGAGAATCAACCACTTCTTCTGTGATGGCCCACCATTGCTAGCCCTCTCCTGCTCTGATGCCCGGCTCAGCGGGATGGTGGTTTCTGCTGTGGTGGGCTTCAACGTGCTAAGCACCACGGTCTTCATCCTGGTCTCCTACTGGCTGGTCCTGTCCGTGGTCCTGCAGATCCGCTCTGCAGCCGGGCGGCACAGAGCCTTCTCCACCTGTGCCTCTCACTTGGTCTCCGTCACTTTGTACTATGGCAGCTGCCTCTTCATGTACCTGCGCCCCGGCTCCACAGCCACCTTGGACCATGACAAGTTGGTCTCTGTGCTGTATGCGGTTGTAGTCCCCATGCTGAACCCTCTGATATACAGcctgagaaatacagaaatgaagaatgCCGTCAGGAAAGCACAAGGTAGATTGCTCTCCTTGCTGCCCATCAGAGGTCCCATCAGGGCCAGCTGA
- the LOC106048266 gene encoding olfactory receptor 8I2-like codes for MDGENFTALSSFILLGFSDVPELQTPMFIIFLSLYTLLVMGNLLLMLLINTDPQLYTPMYFFLTNLSFMDLCLSSAVIPKALETFLFGTSNISFVGCFAQMHVFIMLVICECFLLGVMAYDRYAAVCQPLRYAALMSWARCYKMTVLVYATGFLTSLVHTVLAGRLAFCQARSINHFFCELPALLHLSCSSTRPNHILQVCSAEFNIVGSILVILTSYACILYTVLRMPSAGRRLKVFSTCTSHLAAVTVFYVPGLVTYMLPSKARLQDEEKLVSIFYTAVTPLLNPLVYSLRNREVKGALRRLWGRSLFPHVP; via the coding sequence atggaCGGTGAAAACTTCACAGCTTTGTCCAGCTTCATCCTCTTGGGATTCTCTGATGTTCCAGAGCTACAAACGCCCatgttcattattttcttatcatTGTACACATTATTGGTGATGGGGAAcctgctgctgatgctgctgatCAACACTGACCCCCAGCTGTACACGCCCATGTATTTCTTCCTGACCAACTTGTCCTTCATGGACCTctgcctttcctctgctgtcatcCCCAAAGCCCTGGAGACCTTCCTGTTTGGGACAAGCAACATCTCTTTTGTGGGCTGCTTTGCCCAGATGCATGTTTTCATCATGCTCGTCATCTGCGAGTGCTTTCTCCTGGGGGTGATGGCTTACGACCGGTACGCGGCCGTGTGCCAGCCACTGCGCTACGCCGCCCTCATGTCCTGGGCACGTTGCTACAAGATGACCGTGCTGGTGTACGCCACGGGCTTCCTCACCTCGCTGGTACACACGGTGCTGGCGGGGAGGTTGGCTTTCTGCCAGGCGAGGAGCATCAACCACTTCTTCTGCGAGCTGCCCGCCCTCCTGCacctctcctgctccagcacccgCCCCAACCACATCCTGCAGGTATGCAGTGCTGAGTTCAACATCGTGGGCTCCATCCTGGTGATCCTGACATCCTACGCCTGCATCCTGTACACAGTCCTGCGCATGCCTTCTGCAGGGAGGCGGCTGAAGGTGTTCTCCACCTGCACCTCCCACCTGGCCGCCGTCACCGTCTTCTACGTGCCGGGGCTGGTCACCTACATGCTGCCCAGCAAAGCCAGACTGCAAGATGAAGAGAAGCTGGTTTCCATCTTCTACACCGCAGTGACCCCCTTGCTTAACCCCCTGGTCTACAGCCTGAGGAACAGGGAGGTGAAGGGGGCTTTGAGGAGGCTGTGGGGCCGAAGTCTGTTCCCACATGTGCCCTGA